One genomic window of bacterium includes the following:
- a CDS encoding sigma-54 dependent transcriptional regulator, whose translation MLREKILLVDDEPALLSYLEEVVREEGFRVTKVNSAQEALAALEEEVYLLVITDLRMPELDGLELLRRIKERDPQLGVIVMTAFASLETAVDALRLGAMDYITKPLHVQEIQVVLRKAVDSIHLKRENRRLKAQLAVESGEPKIIGSSSETQSMLELVRRVAPSDSTILITGESGTGKELIAQVLHYYSERSRGEFVTVNCAALPDTLLESELFGHRRGSFTGAVRDKDGLFKVANGGTLFLDEIGDMSPSLQVKLLRALQEREILPIGATKPIKIDVRVIAATNADLDQKQHTGEFRPDLYYRLSVIPIHIKPLRERPDDIADLAEYFLERSCRKISVPKRRFSPEAQRKLLHYSWPGNVRELENTIERLVILSDHELIDVASLPARIVGAEQRVAAAQARSLANQTLDEMEKSYLLQVLEETGWQKKRASEILGIDPSTIYRRLQRYGIRPPQ comes from the coding sequence ATGTTACGTGAAAAGATCCTGCTGGTAGATGACGAGCCAGCGCTGCTGTCGTACTTGGAAGAAGTAGTTCGAGAAGAAGGCTTCCGAGTTACGAAAGTCAACTCAGCGCAAGAAGCTCTCGCGGCACTGGAAGAGGAAGTGTATCTGCTGGTCATCACAGATTTGAGGATGCCGGAACTTGACGGTCTGGAGCTTCTGCGCAGGATCAAGGAGCGCGATCCGCAGCTGGGAGTGATTGTGATGACGGCGTTCGCTTCGTTAGAGACAGCAGTTGACGCACTCCGGCTTGGGGCGATGGACTACATAACGAAGCCGCTGCACGTGCAAGAGATCCAAGTCGTATTGCGCAAGGCGGTGGACAGCATTCACCTCAAGCGCGAGAACAGGCGCCTCAAAGCACAGCTTGCCGTCGAGTCAGGCGAACCGAAGATCATCGGGAGCTCTTCAGAGACGCAAAGTATGCTTGAACTGGTCAGGCGAGTCGCACCATCGGACTCGACAATTCTGATCACCGGCGAGTCTGGAACAGGCAAGGAGCTTATCGCGCAGGTTCTTCACTACTACTCGGAACGCTCGCGAGGTGAGTTCGTCACAGTCAATTGTGCTGCTCTGCCTGACACTTTGCTTGAGAGCGAGCTGTTCGGGCACCGACGCGGCAGCTTTACAGGAGCCGTGCGAGACAAGGACGGCCTGTTCAAGGTAGCCAACGGAGGCACGCTGTTTCTGGACGAAATCGGCGACATGTCGCCTTCCCTGCAAGTGAAGCTCTTGCGCGCCCTGCAGGAGCGGGAGATTCTGCCGATTGGTGCGACGAAACCGATCAAGATAGACGTACGGGTAATTGCTGCAACAAACGCGGACTTGGATCAGAAGCAGCATACCGGTGAGTTTCGGCCAGACCTGTACTACAGACTCTCGGTGATTCCGATACACATAAAGCCGCTAAGAGAACGTCCGGACGACATAGCGGATCTTGCTGAGTATTTTCTCGAGCGATCGTGCCGCAAGATCTCAGTGCCCAAGCGTCGGTTTTCGCCGGAAGCGCAGCGAAAGCTGTTGCATTACTCGTGGCCCGGGAATGTTCGTGAGCTTGAGAATACCATTGAGAGGCTTGTGATTTTGAGTGATCACGAGCTGATAGATGTTGCCAGTCTACCCGCACGAATCGTGGGTGCAGAACAGCGAGTGGCGGCAGCACAGGCGCGTTCATTGGCAAACCAGACATTGGACGAAATGGAGAAGTCTTACTTGCTGCAGGTCCTCGAAGAAACTGGCTGGCAGAAGAAACGAGCCTCAGAGATTCTTGGAATTGATCCGTCGACTATATATAGGAGGCTTCAGAGGTATGGTATCAGGCCACCGCAATAG
- a CDS encoding sigma-54 dependent transcriptional regulator: MRELLRKAERIAPYRTTVLISGESGTGKNVVAKAIHLNGGMRNHSFVSVNCAALPETLFESELFGHVRGAFSGAVRDKPGYFDEARGGTLVLDEIGELPMGAQAKLLRVLQEGTFRRVGAVDECQTDARIIATTSRDIEHDVSSGRFREDLFYRLNVVPLHVPPLRDRREDILPLVNHFLLEAGIDRGIDGLSQDSVERLLTYMWPGNVRELENAVERSVILYGGAQIELPRSTSSRVEADELSVTLPDDALSIKQALAQLVPEIESALIKRALKLAGNNRTRAAKLLEISHRSLLYKLKNYNCG, encoded by the coding sequence ATGCGAGAGCTTTTGAGAAAAGCTGAACGCATAGCACCCTATCGAACAACAGTATTAATCAGCGGCGAGTCGGGTACGGGGAAAAACGTTGTTGCCAAAGCGATTCACCTAAATGGAGGCATGCGCAACCACTCTTTCGTTTCTGTGAACTGCGCGGCCTTGCCGGAGACGCTCTTTGAGTCAGAGCTGTTCGGTCACGTAAGAGGAGCATTCAGCGGAGCGGTCAGAGACAAGCCGGGATACTTCGATGAGGCACGGGGCGGGACGCTTGTCCTTGATGAGATTGGCGAATTACCGATGGGAGCCCAAGCCAAACTGCTACGAGTGCTGCAAGAGGGAACGTTTCGTCGGGTTGGGGCAGTCGATGAATGCCAGACGGACGCTCGAATCATCGCGACCACTTCAAGAGATATCGAGCACGACGTCTCCTCTGGCCGTTTCCGAGAGGACTTATTCTATCGACTAAATGTAGTCCCGCTGCATGTGCCACCTCTCCGAGATCGTAGGGAAGACATTCTTCCGCTTGTCAATCACTTTCTGCTCGAGGCAGGAATTGATCGGGGCATTGACGGCCTGTCCCAAGATTCCGTTGAACGGCTCCTGACCTACATGTGGCCTGGAAACGTCAGGGAGCTGGAGAACGCTGTAGAACGATCTGTGATCCTCTACGGCGGAGCACAAATAGAACTTCCCCGTTCAACCTCGTCTCGTGTTGAAGCAGACGAATTGTCTGTTACGCTTCCGGACGACGCACTTAGCATAAAGCAAGCCCTCGCTCAATTAGTGCCGGAAATTGAAAGCGCATTGATAAAGCGAGCATTGAAGTTAGCAGGAAACAATCGAACGCGTGCGGCAAAACTGCTGGAAATTTCCCACCGCTCGCTGCTGTATAAGTTGAAGAATTATAACTGTGGATAA
- a CDS encoding type II secretion system F family protein, whose translation MPVYLYTGRGAGSKQINGEIEAQDKQEAISKLRQRRIVVQELRSKPKDIKVGGIGGGVGVKDLKIFARLFGTMINAGLPIDQCLQILVDQMQNKRFRRTIAEVHNQVAGGESLSEAMSKHKDVFDNLFVHMVNAGETGGALAMVFNRLAVYLEKADALRRKVKGAMIYPSVIACVAIGATIFLLMKVIPVFANMFKDLGADLPKPTQFVLTLSNIVQQTFFPALGVAVVGFFIFRRWHKTQNGRATVDKFLLKTPVIGGVIRKSAVARFTRTLGVLISSGVPILHGLEITARTAGNVVIQRAVEKVRKEVSEGRNITQPLLETAVFPAMVCQLIAVGEQTGRLAEMLEKIADFYDEEVDAAVAAMTSLIEPIVIVLMGIVIGGLLVSMYLPMFDMIGAIK comes from the coding sequence ATGCCAGTATACCTCTACACAGGCCGCGGCGCCGGATCGAAACAGATTAATGGCGAGATCGAGGCTCAAGACAAGCAGGAAGCGATATCCAAACTTCGCCAGCGGCGAATCGTAGTACAGGAACTTCGCTCAAAGCCCAAGGATATCAAGGTCGGCGGTATTGGCGGCGGAGTTGGCGTAAAGGACCTGAAGATATTCGCGCGCCTATTCGGAACGATGATCAACGCAGGTCTTCCGATCGACCAGTGTCTGCAGATTCTTGTTGATCAAATGCAGAACAAAAGATTTCGTAGGACAATTGCGGAAGTTCACAACCAAGTGGCAGGCGGAGAATCCTTGTCCGAAGCGATGAGCAAACACAAGGATGTGTTTGACAATCTGTTTGTGCACATGGTGAATGCGGGCGAAACCGGTGGTGCTTTAGCCATGGTCTTCAATCGACTCGCTGTCTACCTCGAGAAGGCCGATGCCCTGCGCCGGAAGGTAAAAGGTGCGATGATCTATCCATCGGTGATTGCCTGCGTAGCAATAGGAGCAACGATCTTCCTGCTCATGAAGGTCATTCCAGTGTTTGCAAACATGTTCAAGGATTTGGGTGCGGATCTGCCAAAACCGACGCAGTTTGTGCTCACGCTCTCGAACATTGTTCAGCAGACGTTCTTTCCTGCGCTCGGTGTTGCAGTCGTAGGCTTCTTCATATTTCGTCGATGGCACAAGACGCAGAACGGTCGCGCCACGGTGGATAAGTTCCTGTTAAAGACACCCGTCATTGGGGGAGTGATCAGGAAGTCCGCCGTAGCGAGGTTTACGCGGACGCTTGGGGTATTGATCTCGTCCGGTGTTCCAATTCTGCATGGACTCGAGATAACTGCGCGGACTGCGGGCAACGTCGTCATTCAGCGCGCAGTCGAAAAGGTCAGGAAGGAAGTCAGCGAAGGACGCAATATCACGCAACCGTTGCTCGAGACAGCCGTGTTTCCGGCCATGGTGTGTCAGCTCATTGCGGTCGGTGAACAAACCGGGCGGTTGGCAGAGATGTTAGAGAAGATTGCGGACTTCTACGATGAGGAAGTCGATGCGGCTGTAGCGGCAATGACGTCATTGATTGAACCGATTGTCATCGTGTTGATGGGTATTGTAATTGGTGGTCTGCTTGTATCGATGTATCTGCCGATGTTCGACATGATCGGTGCCATTAAGTAA
- a CDS encoding prepilin-type N-terminal cleavage/methylation domain-containing protein, with translation MLKAIRNKKNQKGFTLIELLVVIVIIGILAAVAVPRFMGAQDRARVGAARADLDLFRQALGMFEIDNADYPGALTLATAPTVLVDPQGNPYMSLPTGDNFASFTYTYDGAASPTSYSIDVVCHDNGGTTLTATPEGIQ, from the coding sequence ATGCTGAAAGCAATCCGTAACAAGAAGAACCAGAAGGGATTCACGCTCATTGAACTCTTGGTCGTGATCGTGATTATCGGTATTCTGGCTGCCGTTGCCGTACCGCGCTTTATGGGTGCGCAGGATCGCGCGCGTGTCGGTGCCGCTCGCGCTGACCTTGACCTGTTCCGTCAGGCCCTGGGAATGTTCGAAATTGACAACGCCGACTATCCGGGCGCGCTGACGTTAGCGACTGCACCGACCGTGTTGGTCGATCCGCAAGGGAACCCGTATATGTCGCTGCCGACGGGCGACAATTTCGCGAGCTTCACCTATACTTACGACGGTGCGGCAAGCCCGACGTCCTATTCGATTGATGTCGTTTGTCACGACAACGGTGGAACGACGCTTACTGCGACTCCCGAAGGTATCCAGTAA
- a CDS encoding type IV pilus twitching motility protein PilT yields the protein MTGKLDVRKLLEELIHSKGSDLHLTVNSPPRVRVDQQLVPLKYDPLTPEDCRALSYSILTDKQQKRLELEFEVDFAFGIEGLSRFRGNVFFQRGSLTTVVRAIPYQIPPIEQLRLPRICQTFSNKPKGLILVTGPTGSGKSTSLAAIIDRINTERPVHIITVEDPVEYVHSHKRALINQREVGADTKSFATALKYVLRQDPDVILVGEMRDQETIQAALTAAETGHLVFATLHTNSATESVNRIIDVFPPHQQGQVRAQLSMSLEAVMTQKLIPRKSGQGVVLSAEVMILTPAIRALIRESKVHEMYGIIQVSQKYGMQTLNMSLYDLVMTKQISPERALMVANNPEELQRMIGGTGQQSVNVPGRPTPQTR from the coding sequence ATGACCGGCAAACTTGATGTTCGGAAACTGCTTGAGGAGCTGATTCACTCAAAGGGAAGCGACCTGCATCTCACGGTGAATAGTCCACCGCGCGTAAGAGTGGATCAACAATTGGTCCCGCTAAAATACGATCCCTTGACTCCGGAAGACTGCCGGGCATTGTCATACAGCATTCTGACGGACAAGCAGCAGAAGCGACTGGAGCTTGAATTTGAGGTTGACTTTGCTTTCGGCATCGAAGGTCTCTCGCGGTTCCGCGGAAATGTTTTCTTTCAGCGCGGCTCCCTGACGACAGTTGTGCGTGCGATTCCGTATCAGATTCCGCCGATCGAACAACTGCGTCTGCCGAGGATCTGCCAAACATTCTCGAACAAACCAAAGGGATTGATCCTTGTAACTGGGCCGACCGGGTCAGGAAAGTCAACGAGCCTGGCGGCGATCATTGATCGCATAAACACCGAAAGACCAGTCCACATCATAACTGTAGAGGACCCGGTCGAATACGTTCACTCTCACAAACGAGCACTCATCAATCAACGGGAAGTCGGCGCCGATACTAAAAGCTTTGCAACAGCACTGAAGTATGTGCTCCGCCAGGATCCTGACGTCATTCTCGTCGGTGAAATGCGCGATCAAGAAACGATTCAGGCTGCACTGACGGCTGCAGAGACCGGTCACCTTGTCTTTGCAACGCTTCACACGAATTCTGCAACGGAGTCGGTGAATAGAATCATCGACGTGTTTCCTCCTCATCAGCAGGGTCAGGTCAGAGCACAGCTCTCGATGTCCTTGGAAGCAGTGATGACACAGAAGCTCATACCTCGAAAGTCGGGACAAGGCGTGGTGCTATCTGCGGAGGTAATGATTCTGACACCTGCAATTCGTGCACTTATTCGAGAAAGCAAGGTGCATGAGATGTACGGAATCATACAGGTGTCTCAGAAGTACGGCATGCAGACGCTTAATATGTCACTTTACGATCTTGTCATGACGAAGCAAATCAGTCCTGAACGCGCGCTTATGGTAGCTAACAATCCTGAGGAACTTCAAAGGATGATTGGCGGAACCGGGCAACAATCAGTGAACGTTCCGGGCCGGCCAACTCCACAAACACGTTAA